The following coding sequences lie in one Alloacidobacterium dinghuense genomic window:
- a CDS encoding alginate export family protein: MTEVSQHISTRTKQHFRMQMLALIGICMTPCLMSYAQAQVFADYPQTRGRIEQLKQEDFPSWLSLDMQIRLRTEDQTSYQYIPGNSRVYELTRVYGGLTLQPASYLTGYVQFIDTHALGLPVKHVAANMRDVFDLRQGYLEYHHDNIRLYAGRRELKYGDERVVGISDFTNNSRTWDGFFGHFGDKTGKNKVDVFSTSVVTVHPTSLDKHGAGLTFHGVYGTIGSWIPNSILQPFVLVRALPRVKSQQGIYGSEIETTFGAEMDGRLPGSFEYDVLGDLQRGSYSNDSIHAGAGIVKVAHVFTSLPWKLRLGGEYDYATGNPHQNPNRISTYDQQYPSNHNAFGLFDLFGFQNIRERRVNLDLAPTENLSLLFQGEALGVSSRFDSVYDGVAGVVVQAPAHGFATNNIGDGFDASAKYVFHNYWVLNAGVGHFFPGSLMAANSHGAPLTYSYFSITYRFKLGK; encoded by the coding sequence ATGACAGAAGTCTCACAGCACATTTCAACCCGCACCAAACAGCATTTCCGTATGCAAATGCTCGCCCTGATCGGTATCTGTATGACGCCTTGCTTGATGTCATACGCTCAGGCGCAAGTCTTCGCGGATTACCCGCAGACCCGAGGCAGGATTGAGCAATTGAAACAGGAAGACTTTCCTTCCTGGCTCAGTCTGGATATGCAGATCAGGCTGCGCACCGAGGACCAGACGTCCTATCAATATATCCCCGGGAACAGCCGAGTTTACGAGCTGACGCGTGTATACGGTGGACTTACCCTGCAGCCTGCTTCGTATCTCACCGGCTATGTGCAGTTTATCGATACGCACGCATTAGGACTGCCGGTGAAGCATGTTGCTGCGAATATGCGTGATGTCTTTGATCTGCGCCAAGGGTACCTAGAATATCACCACGATAATATCAGGCTGTACGCGGGAAGAAGGGAATTGAAGTATGGCGATGAACGCGTTGTCGGAATAAGCGACTTCACCAATAACAGTAGAACCTGGGATGGATTCTTTGGGCATTTTGGTGACAAGACGGGCAAGAACAAGGTCGATGTCTTTAGCACTTCAGTTGTTACAGTTCATCCTACTTCGCTAGACAAGCATGGGGCAGGGCTGACCTTTCATGGCGTCTACGGGACCATCGGCTCGTGGATTCCAAATAGTATCCTCCAGCCGTTTGTCCTGGTCAGAGCCTTGCCCCGTGTGAAGAGCCAGCAGGGGATTTACGGCTCAGAGATAGAGACCACGTTTGGCGCCGAAATGGACGGGCGCCTCCCTGGAAGCTTTGAGTACGATGTTTTAGGAGACCTGCAACGCGGCAGTTACTCGAACGACTCGATTCATGCCGGCGCAGGTATTGTAAAGGTCGCACACGTATTCACTTCTCTTCCGTGGAAGCTGCGGCTCGGCGGAGAATATGACTACGCCACAGGCAACCCTCATCAGAATCCCAATCGCATAAGTACCTACGATCAACAATACCCCAGCAACCACAATGCTTTTGGACTCTTTGATCTCTTTGGCTTCCAGAACATAAGGGAGAGAAGAGTCAATCTGGACCTCGCGCCAACAGAGAACCTCTCGCTGCTGTTCCAGGGAGAAGCGCTCGGCGTCTCTTCACGGTTTGACAGTGTTTACGACGGTGTTGCAGGAGTTGTAGTGCAAGCTCCAGCCCACGGCTTTGCAACCAACAATATTGGCGACGGCTTTGACGCGTCAGCAAAGTATGTGTTCCATAATTACTGGGTCCTGAACGCCGGAGTTGGGCACTTCTTTCCGGGGAGCTTGATGGCAGCCAATAGTCATGGCGCCCCCCTTACATATTCGTATTTCTCTATTACCTACCGTTTCAAGTTGGGTAAGTGA
- a CDS encoding DUF4136 domain-containing protein → MRQKLSLFLLGISLFSSAASLQAQVKTDYDHSAAFSSYKTYSWLKVQSGDSLWDDRIKQDVDSQLAAKGWTKVDSNGDASVSAFRRTHDQKTLETFYDGFGGGWRWRGFGGGNAMATTTTDVTKVGNVVVDIFDTHTQKLIWRGTDTDDLSSNADKNIQKLAKDLNNMFKKFPPK, encoded by the coding sequence ATGAGGCAGAAGCTTTCTTTGTTCTTACTTGGTATCTCGTTGTTCAGTAGTGCCGCGTCGCTCCAAGCGCAAGTCAAAACGGATTACGATCACAGCGCCGCCTTTAGTTCCTACAAGACGTATTCCTGGTTGAAGGTTCAATCGGGCGACTCACTCTGGGATGACCGAATCAAGCAGGACGTGGATTCCCAACTTGCCGCAAAAGGCTGGACCAAGGTTGATTCGAACGGGGACGCATCGGTGAGTGCCTTCCGACGCACCCATGATCAGAAGACGCTCGAGACCTTCTATGACGGCTTCGGCGGCGGATGGCGCTGGAGAGGTTTCGGCGGTGGCAATGCCATGGCGACAACGACCACCGATGTCACGAAGGTCGGTAATGTCGTTGTCGATATCTTCGATACCCACACCCAAAAGCTGATTTGGCGTGGTACGGATACTGATGATTTGTCTTCGAACGCAGATAAGAACATCCAGAAGCTCGCAAAGGATCTCAACAACATGTTCAAGAAGTTCCCACCGAAGTAG
- a CDS encoding efflux RND transporter permease subunit: protein MKIQGLFDQSVIVRASIEGVLREGIIASCLTALMILVFLGSWRSTLIIAISIPAFHPKSIIILNALGQTLNTMTLGGLALTIGILVDDATVTIENIHRQRRSSRSLMPCCRGPQRSRHPRSYRL, encoded by the coding sequence ATGAAGATCCAGGGGTTGTTCGATCAGTCGGTCATCGTCCGCGCATCGATCGAGGGCGTCCTGCGCGAGGGAATCATCGCCTCCTGCCTCACTGCTCTGATGATCCTCGTCTTCCTGGGTAGCTGGCGTAGTACGCTGATCATCGCCATCTCCATTCCCGCTTTCCATCCTAAGTCCATCATCATTCTGAATGCGCTTGGACAGACTCTGAACACCATGACACTGGGCGGACTGGCGCTAACCATCGGCATTCTTGTGGACGACGCCACGGTTACGATCGAGAACATTCACCGGCAACGGAGAAGCAGCCGCTCTTTGATGCCGTGCTGCAGGGGGCCGCAGAGATCGCGACACCCACGTTCGTATCGACTCTAA
- a CDS encoding sensor histidine kinase, whose protein sequence is MTNVVKMRHYGVAAIACGIALVVARPLKAESSCFLLAIIVSSLFGGRGPGLLAVGLSTIAFDIFFLPAPLPLSSDPSSYLRLGVFLAAAITASQLIEAKKRIEETLRRTQARLSRATQIATVAELAASIAHEISQPLSAVVANGQACTQWLAAEPPNMTNARIAAERIVRDGKDAGEVVRRLRELFKKNALTKVDLDVNDVVHEVIRLIRTEVVRKRITVETDLEKKLPFVQGDRVQLQQVIFNLLLNGIEAMEAVNDRPRKLWICSKLRGGDAIVVEIRDHGSGLADAEKVFEAFYTTKEKGMGMGLAICRSIVEAHGGLLGISPSHGPGTTFFFTLPLESSQST, encoded by the coding sequence GTGACCAATGTTGTGAAGATGCGCCATTATGGGGTGGCGGCGATCGCCTGCGGAATTGCCTTAGTAGTCGCACGGCCGCTGAAGGCTGAATCCTCATGTTTCCTGCTCGCCATCATCGTCAGCAGTCTCTTCGGCGGTCGCGGACCGGGGCTACTCGCCGTTGGGCTTTCTACAATCGCGTTTGACATTTTCTTTCTCCCCGCCCCGCTCCCACTATCGAGCGATCCATCCTCTTACTTGCGGCTCGGAGTATTTCTCGCTGCAGCGATCACGGCGAGCCAACTGATCGAAGCCAAGAAGCGCATTGAGGAAACTCTGCGCCGAACACAGGCACGGCTTTCGCGAGCAACACAGATCGCAACAGTAGCAGAGCTGGCAGCCTCAATCGCACATGAAATCAGCCAACCCCTGAGCGCGGTAGTAGCTAACGGTCAAGCATGCACACAATGGCTGGCGGCGGAGCCACCCAATATGACCAACGCGCGGATAGCGGCGGAGAGGATCGTTCGCGATGGCAAGGATGCGGGAGAGGTAGTGCGGCGCTTACGGGAACTCTTTAAAAAGAATGCGCTCACGAAGGTGGACTTGGATGTCAATGACGTCGTCCACGAGGTGATTCGATTGATCCGCACCGAAGTTGTGAGAAAACGAATCACTGTTGAGACCGATCTGGAGAAGAAGCTTCCATTTGTGCAGGGCGATCGTGTGCAGTTGCAACAGGTCATTTTCAACTTGCTCCTCAATGGAATCGAAGCGATGGAGGCCGTGAACGACCGCCCGAGAAAACTTTGGATCTGCTCGAAGTTGCGGGGAGGGGATGCGATCGTCGTCGAGATACGCGATCACGGCAGTGGCCTGGCGGATGCGGAGAAGGTATTTGAGGCTTTCTATACTACGAAGGAAAAGGGGATGGGAATGGGACTAGCGATTTGCCGTTCAATCGTCGAAGCACATGGAGGTCTCTTGGGGATTAGTCCCTCCCATGGTCCGGGAACAACATTTTTCTTCACTTTGCCGCTTGAATCGAGTCAATCTACATGA
- a CDS encoding response regulator transcription factor has product MTEDQPIIYVLDDDHRVREALSSLLSSLGLRVEVFASAAEYLQFKKPDAPACLILDLELPGMNGLELQQEIAGDYSLPIVFVTGHGDVPSSVRAMKAGAVEFLLKPFDNQELLRSIDAAILQDREARVKRAEIIELRRRYALLTPREREVLPFVVAGLLNKQTAGELGTSEITIQVHRGQIMRKMAASSLAELVKMAGKLGIS; this is encoded by the coding sequence ATGACCGAAGACCAACCCATCATCTATGTACTCGATGATGACCACCGAGTGCGCGAAGCTCTGTCGAGTCTTCTGTCATCGTTGGGGCTGCGAGTGGAGGTATTCGCCTCCGCCGCAGAGTATCTGCAATTCAAGAAGCCTGACGCTCCGGCATGCTTGATTTTAGATCTGGAGTTGCCCGGTATGAATGGCCTGGAACTTCAACAGGAAATTGCGGGGGATTATTCGCTACCCATCGTTTTTGTCACGGGGCATGGAGATGTACCCTCATCGGTTCGTGCCATGAAAGCCGGAGCCGTCGAGTTTCTGCTGAAGCCATTCGATAATCAGGAACTCTTGAGAAGCATAGACGCGGCCATCCTCCAGGATCGCGAAGCGCGGGTAAAGAGAGCAGAAATCATTGAACTGCGAAGGCGCTACGCACTGCTAACTCCCCGCGAGCGAGAAGTCCTACCCTTCGTGGTGGCCGGGCTACTCAACAAGCAAACCGCCGGTGAACTCGGCACCAGTGAAATTACCATCCAGGTTCATCGCGGACAGATTATGCGCAAGATGGCCGCGTCTTCGCTGGCAGAGCTTGTGAAAATGGCCGGTAAACTGGGGATTTCCTGA
- a CDS encoding response regulator yields MNVISKPIVAVVDDDPRIRESLESLIESAGLKARVFSLAEDFLDGEILAVTSCLITDVRMPKMDGLELQRRLRIKRPELPVIFITAHHEDQIERCAFAQGAAFFVHKPFDADELLCALKLALRRAQGDDEKTLEKR; encoded by the coding sequence ATGAATGTTATTTCAAAGCCGATCGTCGCTGTCGTCGACGATGATCCCAGGATTCGCGAGTCTCTAGAGAGTCTCATCGAATCCGCCGGCTTGAAAGCTCGGGTGTTTTCGCTCGCAGAAGATTTTCTAGATGGGGAGATTCTGGCAGTAACGAGTTGTTTGATCACAGACGTCCGGATGCCGAAGATGGATGGTCTGGAACTGCAACGACGGCTCAGGATAAAACGCCCGGAACTGCCCGTCATCTTTATTACCGCTCATCACGAGGACCAGATAGAGCGATGTGCTTTTGCGCAAGGGGCGGCTTTTTTTGTGCATAAGCCATTTGATGCTGATGAATTGCTTTGTGCCCTCAAGTTAGCTCTGAGGAGGGCTCAGGGTGACGACGAGAAGACTTTAGAGAAAAGGTGA
- a CDS encoding sigma-54 interaction domain-containing protein, with amino-acid sequence MKLPELIGSSARFQSVLDDVRVVASAECAVLVQGETGTGKEVIARAIHESGPRQKGPFVGLNCAAIPGALLESELFGHERGAFTGAVAQTTGRFQAANGGTLFLDEIGDLPLELQPKLLRVLQEQQYERLGSTRTIQANVRVIAATNQDLWRMVEEKSFRADLYYRLSVFPLSLPPLRERREDVPPLVNYFVRRFSRQMNKSIEHIPDEVIEVLKSYHWPGNIRELQNFIERSVLVTPGPVLSPRIAELKVLMHAATSAPTQTQTLSDAERSHIVGVLKETNWVIGGRNGAAARLGLPRTTLISRMQKLGISNNPGGLHLASLEGATLVPHRNESQLLAS; translated from the coding sequence ATGAAACTTCCTGAACTGATTGGATCGAGTGCACGATTTCAATCTGTGCTCGACGATGTAAGAGTCGTAGCCTCGGCCGAGTGCGCGGTCTTGGTACAAGGCGAAACAGGGACGGGGAAAGAAGTGATCGCTCGAGCGATCCACGAGTCTGGCCCGCGCCAGAAGGGCCCCTTCGTTGGGCTTAATTGCGCGGCGATCCCAGGAGCATTGTTGGAGAGCGAACTCTTCGGCCACGAGCGAGGAGCTTTTACTGGGGCTGTCGCGCAGACCACCGGGCGCTTTCAAGCCGCGAATGGCGGGACCCTATTTCTTGACGAGATTGGGGACCTTCCTCTGGAACTCCAGCCGAAACTCTTGCGAGTATTGCAAGAACAGCAATACGAACGCTTAGGCAGCACCCGCACAATACAAGCCAACGTGCGCGTTATCGCAGCAACCAATCAAGATCTGTGGCGCATGGTGGAAGAGAAGAGCTTCCGCGCGGATCTCTACTATCGGCTGAGCGTCTTTCCCCTCAGCCTCCCGCCCCTCCGCGAACGAAGAGAGGATGTTCCGCCTTTGGTGAATTATTTTGTTCGCAGGTTCTCGCGTCAGATGAACAAGTCAATCGAACACATTCCAGACGAAGTGATCGAGGTTCTCAAGAGCTACCACTGGCCCGGCAACATACGGGAGCTGCAGAATTTTATTGAGCGCTCCGTGCTTGTGACGCCAGGACCGGTTCTGTCACCGAGAATTGCCGAGCTCAAGGTTCTGATGCATGCAGCCACCTCAGCACCGACACAAACACAAACCCTCTCCGATGCGGAGCGCTCTCACATCGTAGGAGTTTTGAAAGAAACGAATTGGGTTATCGGCGGGCGCAACGGCGCGGCCGCCCGACTAGGCCTTCCGCGGACTACACTCATTTCCCGGATGCAGAAGCTAGGAATCTCGAACAACCCAGGTGGCCTCCACCTGGCTTCCTTAGAGGGTGCAACATTGGTTCCTCATCGGAATGAATCGCAGCTTTTAGCAAGCTAG
- a CDS encoding aminotransferase class V-fold PLP-dependent enzyme, with protein sequence MCDPNVAPAFVTEIMSDRGIGIRDGHMYAPRLMKRLGASLDVGVNRASLVHYNTVEEIHEFGKVLRDIVRGQ encoded by the coding sequence GTGTGTGATCCCAACGTCGCGCCGGCGTTTGTCACAGAGATCATGTCGGACCGCGGCATCGGCATTCGCGACGGCCACATGTACGCCCCGCGATTGATGAAGCGCCTGGGCGCGAGCCTCGATGTCGGTGTCAACCGCGCATCGCTTGTCCACTACAACACCGTTGAGGAGATTCACGAGTTCGGGAAGGTACTCCGTGACATCGTTCGGGGGCAATAA
- a CDS encoding ABC transporter permease, translated as MNADIRLALRQLRKAPGFALTAVLTLALAIGANAIVFSVLNALILRPLNVPHPENLFMLERAYGSDTSPSESYPDYIDLRDRNRSFDSLVLYDIMGGVGLDTGHGNPSVVWPYMISGNYFDALGIQPYLGRFIHASEEHGPNSVPEIVLSYALWHSHFNGDPAAVGRTVQINKHPFTIVGVAPPDFRGTELFFAPDFWAPIVDAHQIADWDSLEERGNHNAWAIGHLKPGVTPAAATSDLNTIANSLAKTYPKSDDGLKFSLSHPGLAGNTLGRPTRAFMLGLMLLAGLILLAACANLGSLFAARAADRSREIAVRMALGSRRQLILRQLLTEAVLVSLAGGALGMAGAVVILRTLSTWRPIPNIPINVPVNPDAKTYALAFLLAVFSGLFFGLVPVRQILRSDPWQIIRSGTTSVGSTRRFTLRDILLGLQIAICAVLVTASLVAVRGLARSLESNYGVQPKSVMLVQTDLQMAGYDPGQRVQMQKRMLEAAAAIPGVAAVGYADRLPLSLGGGDSDVFTDTTTDFRPTNAAADAQNFNVSPDYFRAAGTALLAGRTFTMHDEDKAPIVAVVNREFARKVFGSADKAVGNHFKFWGGQRAEVIGIIEDGKYETLTEDQKPAMFFSFLQHPSSDTWLVVRSQRDPQEIAAALQRSMRSLDPALPLEIKTWNRELDSALFAARVATVSLGVLGLLGAMLAITGIFGMASYTVSKRLRELGIRIALGADQRKVLGAALGRTFRLLAIGSIAGLILGVLATRVLSSIVYQATPKDPVILGGVILTMLCVGIVAALVPARRALAVDPMILLRDE; from the coding sequence ATGAACGCCGATATACGACTTGCTTTACGACAGTTGCGAAAAGCGCCTGGATTCGCCCTGACCGCCGTGCTCACACTGGCACTCGCGATTGGCGCCAATGCAATCGTGTTCAGCGTCCTGAATGCGTTGATCCTGCGACCGCTCAACGTGCCTCACCCCGAGAACCTCTTCATGCTGGAGCGCGCCTATGGGTCGGACACAAGTCCATCGGAGTCGTATCCGGATTACATCGACCTGCGCGACAGGAATCGCAGCTTCGATTCGCTGGTGCTATACGACATTATGGGCGGCGTCGGGCTCGATACCGGTCACGGAAATCCTTCCGTGGTCTGGCCTTACATGATTAGCGGCAATTATTTCGATGCCCTCGGCATACAGCCCTACCTTGGCCGATTCATCCATGCTTCCGAAGAACATGGGCCGAACAGCGTCCCCGAGATCGTTCTGAGTTATGCGCTCTGGCACAGCCACTTTAACGGCGACCCTGCCGCAGTGGGTCGTACTGTTCAGATCAATAAGCATCCCTTCACCATCGTTGGTGTTGCTCCACCCGACTTCCGCGGCACCGAACTCTTCTTCGCGCCCGATTTTTGGGCTCCCATAGTCGATGCGCATCAAATCGCCGATTGGGACTCACTGGAAGAGCGCGGCAACCATAACGCCTGGGCGATAGGACACCTCAAGCCCGGAGTAACACCGGCCGCAGCCACCTCAGACTTGAACACAATTGCAAATTCGCTGGCGAAGACATATCCCAAATCGGATGATGGCCTGAAATTCTCCTTGTCCCACCCCGGACTCGCCGGAAATACCCTCGGCCGGCCCACGCGCGCTTTCATGCTGGGGCTCATGCTCCTTGCAGGTCTTATTCTGCTTGCCGCGTGCGCCAATCTCGGTAGTTTGTTCGCCGCGCGCGCAGCGGATCGCTCGCGCGAAATCGCAGTCCGCATGGCGCTTGGATCGCGTCGCCAGCTCATCCTCCGCCAGCTCCTCACCGAAGCCGTTTTGGTTTCTCTGGCCGGGGGTGCTTTAGGGATGGCGGGAGCTGTGGTCATCCTGCGCACCCTCAGCACGTGGCGACCGATTCCGAATATCCCGATCAATGTGCCGGTAAATCCGGACGCGAAAACCTACGCTCTCGCCTTCCTGTTGGCTGTTTTCAGTGGGCTGTTCTTCGGCTTGGTTCCAGTCCGCCAGATTCTCCGCTCCGATCCCTGGCAGATCATTCGCTCCGGGACGACAAGTGTAGGCAGCACGCGCCGCTTTACACTGCGCGACATACTTCTTGGCCTTCAGATCGCCATTTGCGCAGTTTTAGTCACCGCTTCACTCGTCGCCGTGCGCGGCCTGGCTCGTTCGCTTGAGAGTAATTACGGTGTTCAGCCTAAGAGTGTGATGCTCGTGCAGACCGATCTGCAAATGGCTGGGTATGATCCCGGCCAGCGCGTGCAAATGCAGAAGCGCATGCTCGAGGCCGCCGCCGCGATTCCTGGCGTCGCAGCCGTGGGATATGCCGATCGCCTTCCACTCAGTCTCGGCGGAGGGGATTCCGACGTATTTACCGACACCACCACCGATTTCCGCCCGACGAACGCTGCAGCCGATGCCCAGAACTTCAATGTCTCGCCTGACTATTTCCGTGCCGCCGGGACTGCGCTGCTCGCCGGCCGAACGTTCACCATGCACGATGAAGACAAGGCTCCTATCGTGGCTGTGGTGAATCGCGAATTTGCCCGCAAGGTCTTCGGATCCGCTGACAAGGCAGTAGGTAACCATTTCAAGTTCTGGGGCGGCCAGCGGGCGGAAGTCATCGGCATTATAGAAGATGGCAAATATGAAACCCTGACCGAAGATCAAAAGCCGGCCATGTTCTTTTCCTTCCTCCAGCACCCTTCCAGCGATACTTGGCTCGTCGTTCGATCGCAGCGCGATCCGCAGGAGATTGCCGCAGCCCTGCAACGCTCGATGCGCAGCCTCGATCCCGCTCTGCCTCTTGAAATCAAAACCTGGAACAGGGAGTTGGATTCCGCCCTCTTCGCCGCCCGCGTAGCCACCGTGTCACTTGGTGTGCTCGGGCTACTTGGCGCGATGCTTGCCATCACCGGAATCTTCGGCATGGCCTCCTACACAGTCAGCAAACGCCTCCGCGAACTCGGCATTCGCATAGCGCTCGGAGCCGATCAACGCAAGGTGCTCGGCGCTGCTCTCGGACGTACTTTTCGGTTGCTCGCCATTGGATCGATAGCTGGCCTGATCCTCGGTGTACTGGCAACGCGTGTGCTTTCATCTATCGTGTATCAGGCGACGCCAAAAGACCCGGTCATTCTCGGCGGTGTCATTCTCACTATGCTCTGCGTAGGCATTGTCGCAGCCTTAGTGCCCGCTCGACGTGCCCTCGCCGTTGATCCGATGATTCTGCTCCGCGATGAATGA
- a CDS encoding dihydrofolate reductase family protein, which yields MPKVRVAGFGVSLDGFSAGTAQSLNDPLGKRGPEIFQWFFHTKTFCSMHGQEGGSIDLDDEFARRSMENFGAFILGRNMFGPVRGRWPDGSWKGWWGDNPPYHAPTFVLTHYEREPLVMKGGTTFYFVTGGVEEALRLAKEAAGDKDVKIGGGVSTVRQCLQAGLIDSLHFVLAPVVLGQGESLFTDLDLPALGFSVSEHKATEHATHFVLEKG from the coding sequence ATGCCGAAGGTTCGAGTTGCGGGATTTGGTGTTTCATTGGACGGTTTCAGCGCGGGAACAGCGCAGAGCCTGAACGATCCGTTGGGCAAGCGCGGTCCCGAGATCTTTCAGTGGTTCTTCCACACAAAGACATTCTGCTCGATGCATGGGCAGGAGGGTGGATCCATCGACTTGGACGATGAATTTGCTCGACGGTCGATGGAAAACTTTGGCGCCTTCATCCTTGGCCGCAACATGTTCGGTCCGGTGCGCGGGCGGTGGCCCGATGGTTCATGGAAGGGATGGTGGGGCGACAACCCGCCATACCATGCGCCAACTTTCGTCCTGACGCACTACGAGCGTGAGCCACTAGTGATGAAAGGGGGGACGACGTTTTACTTTGTCACGGGCGGAGTTGAGGAGGCGCTGAGACTCGCGAAAGAAGCGGCGGGCGACAAGGACGTCAAGATTGGAGGCGGTGTTTCTACGGTGCGGCAGTGTCTGCAAGCTGGACTGATAGACTCTCTGCACTTTGTACTTGCACCTGTTGTACTCGGTCAGGGTGAATCATTATTTACTGATCTCGACCTTCCCGCGCTTGGATTTTCTGTGTCGGAGCACAAGGCTACTGAGCACGCGACGCATTTTGTACTGGAGAAAGGATAA
- a CDS encoding VOC family protein, with product MNKVAPFLWFNDNAGEAAEFYLSVFPHARKLDEVRSKGVGPWPVGKIATITIELEGQEMVFLNGGPSYQLNPAFSFFVRCDSQEEIDSYWGKLIEGGKPMACGWLTDRFGLC from the coding sequence ATGAACAAAGTTGCGCCATTCCTCTGGTTCAATGACAACGCTGGAGAAGCTGCCGAGTTTTACCTCAGTGTCTTCCCGCACGCGCGCAAGCTTGATGAGGTGCGTTCCAAAGGCGTAGGTCCCTGGCCCGTTGGCAAGATTGCCACGATTACGATCGAGCTTGAGGGTCAGGAGATGGTCTTTCTCAACGGCGGCCCCTCGTATCAGCTCAACCCCGCCTTCTCGTTCTTCGTCCGCTGCGACTCCCAGGAAGAGATCGACAGCTACTGGGGCAAGTTGATCGAAGGCGGAAAACCCATGGCCTGCGGCTGGCTCACAGACCGCTTCGGCCTATGCTGA